One Staphylococcus ratti DNA segment encodes these proteins:
- a CDS encoding alpha/beta hydrolase, whose protein sequence is MSFSYKLTLSILSVIKPKRFMAKRGAAFDTAIYKAAEKQKTDFPFELFKALEVSKKPLEYCEMYTIKRKNSRPKKAVIYFFGGGFFMAPQKADFKAIQTIIKNVDDVEVIMPMLPLLPHQSFSQICHSALESYKFALERFDPQSIQIMGFSSGASLIFYMFSYAQKLKETLPYPKNIVACSPAESVPPTNKQLDEMMKLKAKDYIMDPILMQELPRHMQDSPISLCTLAFDLKSFPSAYISFGTNEIFYAYLPAFQKVAKVQHLDFNFHIQKGMAHCWQLWYWTAEGQIGMKKVIDTIKYHFEQK, encoded by the coding sequence ATGTCATTTTCATATAAATTAACATTAAGCATTTTATCCGTGATTAAACCTAAACGTTTTATGGCTAAAAGAGGAGCTGCATTTGATACAGCAATTTATAAGGCAGCAGAGAAACAAAAGACAGACTTTCCATTTGAACTTTTCAAGGCGCTAGAAGTGTCTAAAAAACCTCTTGAATATTGTGAGATGTATACGATTAAAAGAAAAAATAGTCGACCGAAAAAAGCGGTGATTTACTTTTTCGGAGGTGGTTTCTTTATGGCGCCACAAAAAGCAGATTTCAAAGCGATACAAACAATTATCAAAAATGTAGATGATGTCGAAGTTATTATGCCGATGTTACCATTATTGCCGCATCAATCATTTAGTCAAATTTGTCATTCAGCGCTAGAAAGTTATAAATTTGCGCTTGAGCGCTTTGATCCGCAATCAATACAAATTATGGGATTTTCTTCAGGAGCTTCTTTAATTTTTTATATGTTTTCCTATGCACAAAAATTGAAAGAAACCCTCCCTTACCCTAAAAATATCGTTGCTTGTTCTCCTGCAGAATCTGTGCCACCTACGAATAAGCAATTAGATGAGATGATGAAGCTAAAAGCAAAAGATTATATTATGGATCCTATATTAATGCAAGAATTACCAAGGCATATGCAAGATAGCCCGATTTCATTATGTACTTTGGCATTTGATTTGAAATCTTTCCCTTCTGCTTATATTAGTTTCGGAACAAACGAAATCTTTTATGCTTATTTACCAGCTTTCCAAAAAGTAGCTAAAGTACAGCATCTTGATTTTAATTTTCATATTCAGAAAGGCATGGCGCACTGTTGGCAATTATGGTACTGGACTGCTGAAGGGCAA